DNA sequence from the Micromonas commoda chromosome 7, complete sequence genome:
CAAGAGCTGGATCGACCTGCCGTTCTCGGTGCCGGTCAAGGGCGAGGAACCCGCCCCAGCGCTCACGGACGAGGCCTTCGGGGAACGACAGAGGGCGCTTCgatcggcgctcgccgcggtggaccacGCTGGTTTTTCCGTCGCCAgcttcggcgccgtggacgtgTGACACAGCTGTGCTCTCTTGGACGTGTGGCACAGCTGTGCTCTTCGGGGGAGGAACGGAACGGGGCGTGCCTGGGAAGTGCCCGGTAGCACGTCCGGTTTCGTGAACGTTTGGAGAGATTTCGCTATTTGACATCGTCTAGTTCCCGTTTGTCCGTATTGCGTCGGCCCGGAGAAAAAAAGCTAACAACGCGCCATTCGCTCTCACCTGaactcgtcctcgagctgccggaacgccgccgccaggtcgcgcccgagctcgtccagcctgtgcgtcaccgcctcctcccccgtcgccggatcCTCAAACTTCTGACTCGCGATCCTGTACATCAGGTCGCCCattcgcgcgcggacgacgttgTAGGTGAtcttggcgccgtcggcgtttGCCGTCTTttccaccgcggcgttggcgaggtCGTGAAACCTGACGATGTTCCGGAGCATCCCGGCGGACTTGTAGAAGGGACAGTACTTGTCGTAGGCGGTGAACGAGTTCTGCTGCAGGAAATCCTCCTTCAGGAACTTGGCCGTCTCGAGGGTGATCTTGTCAGACTCCGCCAGCGAATCCTTGCCCACGAGCTGCACAATCTCGTTGAGCTCGTCCTCCTTTTGCAGAACCTCGCGAGCCTTCGCCCTCAGACTGAGAAACTCCGGGTCGGTCTTCTCGTAGAAGGGTTCCAGCGCGTTGTTGTACTTGCTGTACGAGATGAGCCAGTTGACGGACGGGAAGTGCTTGCGCTGCGCCAGCTTCTTGTCCAGGCCCCAGAACACCTGCACGATGCCCAacgtcgcggacgtgacGGGATCCGAAAAGTCCCCACCCGGGGGAgacaccgcgccgacgatggtgACGGAGCCCTCGCGGCCCGGGGAGCCCAGGCACCGCACCCGCCCCGCTCGCTCGTAGAAGCTCGCCAGCCTGGCGCCCAAGTACGCAGGATAACCGGAATCGGCGGGCATCTCGGCCAGGCGCCCGGAGATCTCCCTCAACGCCTccgcccatcgcgacgtGGAGTCGGCCATCATGGAGATGTTGTATCCCTGGTCGCGGAAGTACTCGGCGAGGGTGATGCCGGTGTAGATGGAcgcctctcgcgcggcgacgggcatgTTGGACGTGTTCGCAACCAGCGTCGTCCGCTTCATGATGCTCTCCTCGGAGCCGTCGGGTAACGTCATCGTCAGCTCGGGGAACTCGGCGAGAACCTCCGCCATCTCgttcccgcgctcgccgcatCCCACGTACACGATCCCGTCGCTGTTGGAGTACTTGGACAGCGCCTGCGAGATCACCGTCTTGCCGCAGCCAAAGGCTCCGGGTATGGCGCACGTGCCTCCGAGCACCGACGGGAACATCACGTCCAGGACCCTCTGCCCGGTCAGGAGCGGGTGATTGGCCGGGAGCTTCTCGGCCGTGGGCCTGGCGGCTCGCACGGGCCACTGCTGCAGCATCGTGTACGATTTCTTAACCCCGTTGAACTCCAGCTCGATGACCTTGTCCCGAAGGTCGTACTCGCCGGGGGGGGCGATGTAGGTgatccgcccgcgcgcgttgggCGGGAGCATGATCCTGTGCTCGATCAGGTTGTTCTCCGGGACGATGCCGaagatgtcgccgccggataTGAGGTCGCCCACCTTGAACGCTCCGTTCTTGCCCGTCGGGTGATTAAACTCCCACGCGCGCTTCAGGTCCAGCGCGGGCACGTTGATTCCTCTGGGGATGAAGCAGTCACCGCACACGTCCGCGATGGTCTTCAGGGGTCGCTGAATCCCGTCGAAAATGTTCCCCATGACGCCCGGTCCCAAGTCCACGGACAGCGGCTGCCGCGAGCGCTGCACGGGGTCTCCCACGGTGAGCCCCGAGGTTTCCTCGTAGCACTGGATCGTCGCGGTCTCGCCCTCCAGGCGGATGATCTCGCCAATGAGCTggtcgcccccgacgcggacgagctcgtaCATCGCCGCACCGTACATGTTGTCCGCCACCACGACGGGGCCGGACACCTGCGAAACGTTCGGTGGAGGAGAGGAGGAGCGATGGGAAGGTGTCAGGGCGCGGGCTCATTTTTCGTTGTTAGGGAAATCTGGATCTGGATTGTAGGGTTGGGTCTCGGGTctggggcgcgccgcgggcgcgcacgcggTCTCCCCACCTTCTTCACATGCCCGTATTCGCTCTCTTTATCCTCTCCGAACATCGACATCTCGCACGACCCGCCGTCCTCCGACGCAGCCGGCGTCACAGCTGTGTGGCGACCCCCCCAGCCGCGAGGTTCTTTTTCTCCCGTCCTCTCGGACCGGCCAGAATGCCAGGGGCGTGACTTTTGCGTGACCGTTGGTCCTCACGTTCAAATCTGCCCACCGGCGCAGCTCGCATCACTACCGACCGCCCCGGCGTGAAGGAGCCGAGCTCTTCGTGAAGGAGCCGACTTCTCGGTCGTAGGTCCCATCATGTcgttcggcggcgtgccCCCTTGGGCAAAGGTCACCGGCAAGGacccgcggctcgagcgcagGCGCAACCTCATCGTCGTCAGCGAGGAGCGCAAGGTCAGGCTTGGaaacgccgaggagcgccagcgcgagcgctccGCGAAAGCCTACGAGAAGGCCGCAAAAGACAAGATTGAGGCCGCGCACATGCCGTTCACGACCGcacccgccgtcgaggtgcgcTCAAACGCGCGAAATCCCGCACCCTCCCTCACCCGCGACCGgtgttcgtcgtcgcgcgctggGCTGAACGCCATTTAAACGTTGACGGACCGCCCCAGAAAACGCATCCGATCGCCCCGCACCTCTCACCGTCCGTCTCACCCATCACCCAACCCCAGGACGTCACGCCCGTCAGGCTGGACCGATACGGCAACTTCAAGCgccccgagggcgcgcccATCCTGAAAGGTTCGCCCCCGAGCGGCGTTCCCCCGAGGGTTCGTCCGCCCCATCCCGACCAGCCGTGGTccaaggacgccgcgcgagagaagatccgcgaggaacgaaggcgcgtcgccgaggccaaggcggagcaggaacgcatcgcgcgcgccgtggaggctgccgccaagCGCGAAGCGTCGCGAACcaagcggcggcgcggggggaagaAGGAGAGGCACGCGCACTTtgtcgacggcgatgagAACGCAATCGTCGGCGATGAGAATCATCTGGAGAGGCCCGGCACCCCGCCGCTCTTGGAGCCGCCCGTGCCGAGCCCGCGGAAGACCCCGACGCGCAAGGCGCACGTGCCCGTGTActccgtcgcggggcgcAAGGTGTCGCTCTTCGACCTTCTCCGCGAGAAGATTTTGGCGTCGGGCGAGGGtgacgctcgagccgccgctcgagcgtTTAAACTCGCGGCGGATAAGTCCGGAAAGATCGACTCGgtggcgatcgccgcggtgatgcGCAGGTTCAACGTGAGCGccacggacgacgccgtggcggcggtgatgaccAGGCTGGATCCCGGCGGCAGGGGACTCGTGGACTACCGAACCTTTCTCGACGCCGTCATGGAGGAGTCTTCCTCGACGCACGACGAAGGGGACGTTCGATTGCGTTCAATCCCGGGGAGCCTCCACGGAAAGCCCAAGCCCGcgagggacgtcgcgacgtacgacggggacgtcgccgcgatgcggGAGCTCATCGTCGATAAGATTGCGCAGAAGTTTGAAgggggctcggcggcgttgaggCGCGCGTTTAActccttcgacgccgacggggacggcgccgtcaaCGAGTCGGAATTTCGAGCCGTCCTCGCCAACTTTCTCATCGTCCCacccgcggacgtcctctccgcgctcttcgcggcgaacgcggaccCAGCCACGGGACGCATGACCTtcgccggcttcgtcgccggCTTTGTGCCCGAGGATATACGCGTCGGCATCGACCCGGATACTGAGGCTAAGATCCGGGACGGGTTCTCGGCCAAGTTTTCGGGCcccggcgaggcgctcgccgccgccgccgcctccaaaGGCGGGACCCtcctcttcgccgacgccagggaCGTGCTCGGCCCCGACGCGGACCCCGAGCTCGTGCGACGGATCAGGGAACTGAGCGACGAATGTCGCGAGGGTCTCATCCCAGCCGAGTCGCTCCGGGACGCGGTGATTGAACACCAGAAGTAcctctccgacgccgcggtgcaaAAGGCGAAGCGGGATTTCATCGATGGGTTCGGCCGGGAGCTGAAGGAGCGATATACGAAGGGTAAGgcaccgcccgtcgcggcgcccaagaCGGTGTCCGCGGATGACGCGGAGGAGATTCTGAgggagaagctcgcggcgaaatcggcggggggcgcgaagGAACAGCGAAAGGCGTTCCAGATCTTCGACAAGCAGAACAAGGGCTTcatcgaccgcgacgccatGGTCGAGGCCCTGCACCACTTCCACCTGGTGCTCAGGCCGGAGGATGTGGATTCCCTCATGGCCAAGTACGACTCCTCGGGCGGGGGTAAGATTTCGTTTCAGGATTTCATCGCGAAGGTTCTCCCGGCGGATTaccccaccgcgtccgccaagaaggcccGAGTGGTGGACGCGAAGATCGCCGGGTTCACCATGGAACTCACCGGGCTCTTAAACGAGGTTGAGGAGATGGGTGGCACGCCCGGGTCCGTGGCGAGGTCCGAGGCGACTCGAGCCGCCgagcaggcggcgaaggaggcgagggtccgcctgccgccgtccgccgcgcaccacgccgccgacgccgcatcCATCGGCGACCACCTCTCAGAGCACCCCAGGGTCGAGCCCACAAAGTACATCCAGTCCATCGTGTCCATCGTTCGCGCGGCTGAGGAGGGCGCgatcgaagccgccgccgagaaggagggaGTCTCTGAAAAATTCGGCGATAACAGCTACGTCGCCCCGGCGGAGCTCGCATCCGCCGGCTTTGCGAGACGGATGTCCACcaacgagctcctcgcggtcgtcCACGAGAAGTTCAGCGCCAAAGTTCCGCACGGGAAGTCGGCGACCTGGTACTACAGCCGCCTGCTGGACGCCGGCAAAGACGGATTGGTCGGATTGGACGGATTTCAAAACGCGCTCAAAtccgtcggcctcggcgccgtcgaccccgccgatGCCGAAGAACTCTTCGCCGAGATGGCCGAAGGCGCGGAAACGGTGACCGTGGCGCAGTTTACCCGTAAGCTGACCCCGGGCCCCGCCAAAaggcccgacgccgacgcgctgcgtCGATCGTTCGAGTCCCTCGACGCGTCTCAGGTTGGAGCGCTGTCGGAGGAGGACATCCGGGGCGTGCTGACGGCGTGCGACGTGGAGGTGGATCAGGCGGCCATCTCGCGGGCGCTGAGCCTGTgcgtcgccgacccggaCCTGCGCGGGCCGGATGCCAAGGGGAAGATCGATTACGAGCGCTTCGCCAGGGCGATCGGCGAggcggacctcggcggcgttaACAAGACGGTGGCGCCGACGCTGGAGTCGTTTGGTAAGGAGGAGGTTGACGTGAacgtggaggaggacggggacgg
Encoded proteins:
- a CDS encoding H+-or Na+-translocating f-type, v-type and A-type ATPase superfamily (protons (vacuolar)), producing the protein MSMFGEDKESEYGHVKKVSGPVVVADNMYGAAMYELVRVGGDQLIGEIIRLEGETATIQCYEETSGLTVGDPVQRSRQPLSVDLGPGVMGNIFDGIQRPLKTIADVCGDCFIPRGINVPALDLKRAWEFNHPTGKNGAFKVGDLISGGDIFGIVPENNLIEHRIMLPPNARGRITYIAPPGEYDLRDKVIELEFNGVKKSYTMLQQWPVRAARPTAEKLPANHPLLTGQRVLDVMFPSVLGGTCAIPGAFGCGKTVISQALSKYSNSDGIVYVGCGERGNEMAEVLAEFPELTMTLPDGSEESIMKRTTLVANTSNMPVAAREASIYTGITLAEYFRDQGYNISMMADSTSRWAEALREISGRLAEMPADSGYPAYLGARLASFYERAGRVRCLGSPGREGSVTIVGAVSPPGGDFSDPVTSATLGIVQVFWGLDKKLAQRKHFPSVNWLISYSKYNNALEPFYEKTDPEFLSLRAKAREVLQKEDELNEIVQLVGKDSLAESDKITLETAKFLKEDFLQQNSFTAYDKYCPFYKSAGMLRNIVRFHDLANAAVEKTANADGAKITYNVVRARMGDLMYRIASQKFEDPATGEEAVTHRLDELGRDLAAAFRQLEDEFR
- a CDS encoding predicted protein encodes the protein MSFGGVPPWAKVTGKDPRLERRRNLIVVSEERKVRLGNAEERQRERSAKAYEKAAKDKIEAAHMPFTTAPAVEDVTPVRLDRYGNFKRPEGAPILKGSPPSGVPPRVRPPHPDQPWSKDAAREKIREERRRVAEAKAEQERIARAVEAAAKREASRTKRRRGGKKERHAHFVDGDENAIVGDENHLERPGTPPLLEPPVPSPRKTPTRKAHVPVYSVAGRKVSLFDLLREKILASGEGDARAAARAFKLAADKSGKIDSVAIAAVMRRFNVSATDDAVAAVMTRLDPGGRGLVDYRTFLDAVMEESSSTHDEGDVRLRSIPGSLHGKPKPARDVATYDGDVAAMRELIVDKIAQKFEGGSAALRRAFNSFDADGDGAVNESEFRAVLANFLIVPPADVLSALFAANADPATGRMTFAGFVAGFVPEDIRVGIDPDTEAKIRDGFSAKFSGPGEALAAAAASKGGTLLFADARDVLGPDADPELVRRIRELSDECREGLIPAESLRDAVIEHQKYLSDAAVQKAKRDFIDGFGRELKERYTKGKAPPVAAPKTVSADDAEEILREKLAAKSAGGAKEQRKAFQIFDKQNKGFIDRDAMVEALHHFHLVLRPEDVDSLMAKYDSSGGGKISFQDFIAKVLPADYPTASAKKARVVDAKIAGFTMELTGLLNEVEEMGGTPGSVARSEATRAAEQAAKEARVRLPPSAAHHAADAASIGDHLSEHPRVEPTKYIQSIVSIVRAAEEGAIEAAAEKEGVSEKFGDNSYVAPAELASAGFARRMSTNELLAVVHEKFSAKVPHGKSATWYYSRLLDAGKDGLVGLDGFQNALKSVGLGAVDPADAEELFAEMAEGAETVTVAQFTRKLTPGPAKRPDADALRRSFESLDASQVGALSEEDIRGVLTACDVEVDQAAISRALSLCVADPDLRGPDAKGKIDYERFARAIGEADLGGVNKTVAPTLESFGKEEVDVNVEEDGDGVKVSVRVKTVMSYSPDTLKAMNVGCDSPPRSVELGSDIEEPEEPRSPDSLPEPSPGHIEVKQWDGPVVKRINQL